The following proteins come from a genomic window of Anaerobutyricum hallii:
- the mobQ gene encoding MobQ family relaxase yields the protein MAIYHMEAKVVSRGSGRSAVAASAYMSCSRMYNDYDGIQHDYTRKHGLVYQEVMLPPMAPPDWKNREQLWNAVEAAEKTKDSRLAREFVVALPIELDNDSNISLLRDFIQKNFVDLGMCADFAIHDTDGHNPHAHILLTVRPLNENGTWQYKTEKEYLCIKDGKEKGFTAAEFKEAQKKGWEKQYRYQAGKKKIYLTPSAALEKGYERVDKHPKSTRYGRQNPISERWNSEEQICLWRENWAEAVNKMLAKNQIHASIDHRSFADQGITEQPTIHEGYIAQNMEKKGMISDRCEINRQIRADNKMLRELKAQVAKLAQAVERSIPVIAETMEAIRNHMIFTQYHLLHNEMQKEVIHDWMEHFHPILDKYNTVKKKLKAKITEKKELNLQKDKTSILNPIQHIRLNQQLTTVTEEIEELKSRKEQLIFQAECSTDKDMTNLSKKYDQMNKNLEILDSQDTTLKAKLKKDAATFREESFLPEPEQYTELLDTRIQIRPDFQNKLIDQLKTTFGKYYDYHLRDIAAEEVDYLNVEDPDVFSHRAWELEYQRKQEMLKKQPVRAKKKSHDMDL from the coding sequence ATGGCAATTTACCATATGGAAGCCAAGGTTGTCAGCCGGGGCTCCGGGCGGTCTGCAGTTGCCGCTTCCGCCTATATGAGCTGCAGCCGGATGTACAATGATTATGATGGCATCCAGCATGACTATACACGAAAACATGGGCTGGTATATCAGGAAGTGATGCTTCCACCAATGGCTCCACCAGATTGGAAGAACCGGGAGCAGCTCTGGAATGCTGTAGAAGCTGCTGAAAAAACAAAAGACAGCCGACTGGCGAGAGAATTTGTTGTGGCTCTTCCCATAGAACTGGATAACGACAGCAACATCTCTCTCCTTCGGGATTTTATTCAAAAGAACTTTGTAGATCTGGGAATGTGTGCCGACTTTGCCATCCACGATACTGACGGGCACAATCCTCATGCACACATTCTTCTTACTGTCCGTCCCTTGAACGAAAACGGGACATGGCAGTATAAAACAGAAAAAGAATATCTTTGTATAAAGGATGGTAAGGAAAAAGGATTTACTGCAGCAGAATTTAAAGAAGCACAAAAGAAAGGATGGGAGAAACAATACCGCTATCAAGCCGGCAAGAAGAAAATATATCTGACTCCATCTGCAGCACTGGAAAAAGGATATGAGCGTGTGGACAAGCATCCGAAAAGCACCCGATACGGCAGGCAAAATCCCATTTCCGAAAGGTGGAACAGCGAAGAGCAAATCTGTCTCTGGAGAGAAAATTGGGCAGAGGCTGTAAATAAAATGCTTGCCAAAAATCAGATACACGCATCCATCGATCACCGCAGCTTTGCAGATCAGGGAATCACCGAGCAGCCTACCATTCATGAGGGTTATATCGCACAGAATATGGAAAAGAAAGGTATGATATCCGACCGTTGTGAGATCAACCGCCAGATTCGTGCCGATAATAAAATGCTCCGGGAATTAAAAGCACAGGTTGCTAAGTTGGCACAGGCAGTGGAAAGATCTATTCCTGTCATTGCAGAAACGATGGAAGCCATCCGAAATCATATGATTTTTACTCAATATCATTTGCTTCACAATGAAATGCAAAAAGAAGTGATCCATGACTGGATGGAGCATTTTCATCCTATCCTGGATAAATACAACACAGTTAAGAAAAAACTCAAAGCAAAAATCACTGAAAAGAAAGAACTGAATTTACAGAAGGATAAAACCAGTATTCTAAATCCTATCCAGCATATAAGATTAAATCAACAGCTAACCACAGTAACGGAAGAAATAGAAGAACTGAAATCCCGGAAAGAGCAACTGATATTTCAGGCAGAATGTTCCACAGATAAAGACATGACCAATCTTTCCAAGAAATATGACCAGATGAACAAGAATCTGGAAATACTGGATTCTCAGGATACCACCCTCAAAGCAAAGCTCAAAAAAGATGCAGCGACTTTCCGTGAAGAATCATTTCTTCCGGAACCAGAGCAATATACAGAATTACTGGACACCCGAATCCAGATCCGTCCAGATTTTCAGAATAAGCTTATCGACCAACTCAAAACAACTTTTGGTAAATATTATGACTATCACCTCCGTGACATTGCAGCCGAAGAGGTAGACTATCTTAATGTGGAAGATCCTGATGTTTTCTCTCATCGGGCATGGGAACTGGAATATCAGAGGAAACAGGAAATGCTAAAAAAACAGCCTGTTCGAGCGAAGAAAAAATCACATGATATGGACTTATAG
- a CDS encoding DUF3847 domain-containing protein, with protein MADKKTMIPEEKALLQAKHRQEEAEARNRKKERNVRTHRLIQEGAILESVAPHVREMNLDLLKRELLIRLRGL; from the coding sequence ATGGCAGATAAAAAGACTATGATACCGGAAGAAAAAGCACTTTTGCAGGCAAAGCACCGACAGGAGGAAGCCGAAGCAAGAAACCGAAAAAAAGAACGGAATGTCAGAACACACAGATTAATCCAGGAAGGGGCTATTCTTGAAAGCGTTGCTCCGCATGTCCGGGAGATGAATTTAGATCTCTTGAAACGGGAACTTCTGATCCGGTTACGAGGGCTGTAG
- a CDS encoding ATP-binding protein: protein MKKFTDEFTNQFENRELQRDEYLNESDHLIYCTKCHTPRQGRYTLQGRVFMPPIRCKCQQEIYDQEEAKRKLSEKQAEIERMKASGLQDKSLYDYTFEKDTGINPEMHLAHKYLENWDDMKARSSGLLLWGDVGTGKSFFAGCIANALLEKGVPVLMTNFPRILNTLSGMHFEDRNQFIDSLNRYSLLIIDDLGIERNSEFALEQVFNVIDSRYRSKKPLIVTTNLTLEELNNPADMAHSRIYDRILERCAPIRINNRNIRKDNASANLQEAKKILLQ, encoded by the coding sequence ATGAAAAAATTTACAGACGAATTTACAAATCAGTTTGAAAACAGGGAATTACAGAGGGATGAATATTTGAATGAATCCGACCACTTGATCTACTGCACAAAATGCCATACTCCAAGGCAGGGCAGATACACGCTGCAGGGCAGGGTATTCATGCCTCCCATTCGTTGTAAATGTCAGCAGGAAATCTATGACCAGGAAGAAGCCAAGCGGAAACTATCAGAAAAACAGGCAGAGATCGAGCGGATGAAAGCCAGCGGGTTACAGGATAAGTCTCTTTATGATTATACCTTTGAAAAAGATACCGGCATCAATCCGGAAATGCATCTTGCCCACAAATATTTAGAAAACTGGGACGATATGAAAGCCAGATCCTCTGGTCTTCTCCTCTGGGGAGATGTGGGTACCGGGAAATCTTTTTTCGCAGGTTGCATTGCCAATGCCCTTCTGGAAAAAGGTGTCCCGGTGCTGATGACAAATTTTCCCCGGATTCTGAATACCCTGAGCGGAATGCATTTTGAAGACAGGAACCAGTTTATCGACAGCCTAAACCGCTACAGCCTGCTGATCATTGATGACCTTGGGATTGAACGGAACTCTGAGTTTGCCCTTGAACAGGTATTCAATGTGATCGACAGCCGTTACCGCAGCAAAAAACCACTGATCGTAACGACCAACCTCACATTGGAAGAATTAAACAATCCAGCTGACATGGCGCACAGCCGAATCTATGACAGGATTTTGGAACGCTGTGCTCCCATCCGGATCAACAACCGCAATATCCGGAAAGACAATGCTTCTGCAAATTTACAGGAAGCAAAAAAAATATTGTTGCAATGA
- a CDS encoding replication initiator protein A → MTEFLTTDTSLPPYMVFPRFLLDMELNETTKLLYMVLLDRARLSLKNEGWTDESGHVFLFFTIESMAEVLHKSQMTIKTSLSALEKQDLILRKRQGAGHPNRIYVKFPEKAFCQTDNILSVRQTENCPADRQDSFPETDRKLSSNKKERNKNHLSKRESQEKRSPYGNFQNVFLSEKELEELKQAVPDWQEYIERLSGYMASTGKQYLNHAATIISWARQDHPPARKRNYESEEYETL, encoded by the coding sequence ATGACAGAATTTTTGACAACAGACACCAGCCTGCCGCCTTATATGGTATTTCCCCGATTCCTTCTGGATATGGAGCTGAATGAAACAACGAAACTGCTGTATATGGTTCTGCTTGACCGTGCAAGGCTTTCCCTGAAAAACGAAGGCTGGACGGATGAATCCGGTCATGTGTTCCTTTTCTTTACCATCGAATCCATGGCAGAAGTCCTCCACAAAAGCCAGATGACCATTAAAACATCCCTGTCCGCACTGGAAAAACAGGATCTGATCCTCCGAAAACGCCAGGGTGCCGGACATCCGAACCGGATTTATGTGAAATTCCCGGAAAAAGCATTCTGCCAGACAGACAACATTCTTTCCGTAAGACAGACAGAAAACTGTCCGGCTGACAGACAGGATTCTTTCCCTGAGACAGACAGAAAACTGTCCAGTAATAAGAAAGAGAGAAATAAGAACCATTTATCAAAAAGAGAGAGTCAGGAAAAGCGCTCTCCCTATGGAAATTTTCAAAATGTCTTCCTGTCAGAAAAGGAACTGGAAGAACTCAAACAGGCAGTCCCTGACTGGCAGGAGTACATCGAACGTTTATCCGGCTACATGGCTTCCACCGGAAAACAATACCTGAACCATGCAGCCACCATCATCAGCTGGGCAAGGCAAGACCATCCTCCTGCCCGGAAGAGAAATTACGAAAGCGAGGAATATGAAACATTATGA
- a CDS encoding ParM/StbA family protein, translated as MREIRNTKIIAVDHGYGNIKTANTVTPTGITAYETEPIFTGNVLEYNGTYYRIGEEHKEFILDKAMDEDYYLLTLMAVARELNVFSIHEADVHLAAGLPLTWIRNQREAFRSYLLQTPEVRFSFNSKDYHIRFVGCSLYPQGYPAVVKHLGDFKGTNLLADIGNGTMNILYINNKKAQESRCWTEKFGVNQCMIDAKNAILDRFGVKIEESTVEQILRFGTADIAAPYLDCITAVARQYVADIFATLRKYEYNPDLMRLYVVGGGGCLIRNFGTYDKTRVTILDDICATAKGYEYLAQMSLKRRE; from the coding sequence ATGAGAGAAATCAGAAACACAAAAATCATTGCCGTGGATCATGGCTACGGCAACATTAAAACTGCCAACACGGTCACCCCTACCGGAATCACCGCTTACGAAACAGAGCCGATCTTTACGGGAAACGTTCTTGAATACAATGGAACCTATTACCGGATCGGCGAAGAGCACAAAGAATTTATCCTGGATAAGGCTATGGATGAAGATTATTATCTCCTGACACTGATGGCAGTTGCACGGGAACTGAATGTCTTTTCCATCCATGAAGCAGATGTCCATCTGGCTGCCGGACTTCCTCTGACATGGATCCGGAACCAGCGTGAGGCATTCCGCTCCTATCTGCTCCAAACCCCGGAAGTCCGCTTCTCATTTAACAGCAAAGACTATCATATCCGCTTTGTGGGATGCAGTCTTTACCCCCAGGGATATCCGGCTGTTGTGAAGCATCTGGGAGATTTTAAGGGAACCAATCTACTTGCAGATATCGGGAACGGAACCATGAATATCCTGTATATCAACAACAAAAAAGCACAGGAGAGCCGCTGCTGGACAGAAAAATTCGGGGTAAACCAGTGCATGATTGACGCAAAGAATGCCATTCTGGACAGGTTTGGAGTAAAAATCGAGGAATCTACTGTAGAGCAGATTCTTCGGTTCGGAACAGCTGATATTGCCGCACCGTATCTGGACTGCATTACAGCAGTTGCCAGACAGTATGTAGCTGATATTTTCGCCACACTCCGCAAATATGAATACAACCCTGACCTGATGCGGCTGTACGTAGTCGGCGGTGGAGGCTGCCTGATCCGGAATTTCGGAACGTATGACAAAACCCGTGTCACAATCCTTGATGATATCTGTGCCACAGCGAAAGGCTACGAATATCTGGCGCAGATGAGCCTGAAAAGGAGGGAATAG
- a CDS encoding helix-turn-helix transcriptional regulator, which produces MRLGQTISEIRKERKMTQEEFAQIFHVTRQTVSNWEKEKNYPDLETLIFMSDEFNISLDVMLKEDTRMVKKLNKQIKFSERFKKNILLILMCIVIALAIGAAGWGMAWNSAKNSLEAKFRNGVEINGFRFDEQAGYYKKMIDQETYYTLPNQSMPGYFDFVLHFHNEVLDYYTVENGEHIQIRWSGRDNEGKMNHSICYLDEYGMYKYTLSEKQEKELCAVNTDISKIIKDGKEIYESVYE; this is translated from the coding sequence ATGAGATTAGGACAAACAATTTCGGAGATACGAAAAGAAAGAAAAATGACACAGGAGGAATTTGCTCAAATTTTTCATGTTACACGACAAACTGTATCAAATTGGGAGAAAGAAAAAAATTATCCAGATTTAGAAACTCTGATTTTTATGAGTGATGAATTTAATATCTCCCTGGATGTTATGCTAAAGGAGGACACGAGGATGGTAAAAAAATTGAATAAGCAAATAAAGTTTAGTGAAAGGTTTAAGAAAAATATACTTTTAATTCTAATGTGTATTGTGATAGCACTGGCGATTGGTGCAGCAGGCTGGGGAATGGCTTGGAATAGTGCCAAGAACTCTTTGGAAGCTAAATTTAGAAATGGTGTGGAAATAAATGGATTTCGTTTTGATGAGCAGGCAGGTTATTATAAAAAAATGATTGATCAAGAAACTTATTATACGTTGCCGAATCAATCAATGCCAGGTTATTTCGATTTTGTGCTTCATTTCCATAATGAAGTTCTGGATTACTATACGGTAGAGAATGGAGAGCATATCCAAATACGCTGGAGTGGACGGGATAATGAAGGAAAAATGAATCATAGCATTTGCTATTTGGATGAATATGGAATGTACAAGTATACTCTTTCAGAAAAACAAGAGAAAGAATTATGTGCAGTAAATACAGATATCAGTAAAATCATTAAAGACGGTAAAGAAATATATGAGAGCGTATATGAATAA
- a CDS encoding zf-HC2 domain-containing protein has product MNNNQNQCDIVQDLLPLYYDHACSLASCQLVEQHLTDCPKCRNTYEQLANNTINTVIKQESKGVLARHAQKERNAAFKAGVVIAGILLLPIIITFIVSMANGGGLGVFLVVTASMMLVAALTVIPLISSQKRIIKCILCSIAALLLIFFFVDAMNGGGEFLYWSIPTLFGLSVVFFPFIIRNITLPPVLSDKKALITMIWDTLWLYLTIFIVCYRSGMAEMKTGSIVAFVLMLGVWLIFLTIRYLSVNSFIKAGISTFLCSIWMIFSNDICTFLIEHKRQLTISHVNFSNWSTDISFNANVYVIILIAGGLISACLIGIGIIKMKKR; this is encoded by the coding sequence ATGAATAATAATCAAAATCAATGTGATATTGTGCAGGATCTTCTGCCACTTTATTATGACCATGCATGCAGCTTGGCAAGTTGCCAACTGGTAGAACAGCATTTAACTGACTGTCCCAAATGCAGAAATACTTATGAACAGTTAGCGAATAATACCATTAACACAGTTATCAAACAGGAATCAAAAGGAGTTCTTGCCCGTCACGCTCAAAAAGAACGGAATGCCGCTTTTAAAGCCGGCGTTGTTATAGCAGGTATCCTTCTTCTGCCAATCATTATTACCTTTATTGTATCTATGGCAAACGGAGGAGGACTTGGTGTATTTCTTGTGGTCACTGCATCCATGATGCTTGTTGCTGCACTTACTGTAATTCCTTTGATATCTTCACAAAAAAGAATTATAAAATGTATCCTATGCAGTATTGCCGCTTTATTGCTGATTTTCTTTTTCGTGGATGCCATGAATGGAGGCGGAGAATTCCTATATTGGTCAATCCCTACTTTATTCGGATTATCTGTAGTATTCTTCCCTTTTATAATACGAAATATCACTTTACCACCTGTTTTATCTGATAAAAAAGCTCTTATTACTATGATATGGGACACGTTATGGCTATATCTTACAATATTCATTGTATGTTACCGCTCAGGAATGGCTGAAATGAAAACAGGAAGCATTGTTGCATTCGTCCTTATGCTAGGTGTATGGCTCATTTTCCTCACAATAAGATATTTATCTGTAAATTCTTTCATCAAAGCCGGAATCAGTACTTTCTTGTGTAGTATATGGATGATTTTTTCCAACGATATCTGTACTTTTCTTATTGAACATAAAAGACAACTTACTATCAGTCACGTCAACTTTTCAAATTGGAGTACAGACATAAGTTTCAATGCAAATGTCTATGTAATAATTTTAATTGCTGGTGGATTAATCAGTGCTTGTCTTATTGGAATCGGTATAATCAAAATGAAAAAAAGGTAA
- a CDS encoding RNA polymerase sigma factor — protein sequence MTIVKNQSLAEEITQNTFYKAMTAKHTYEGKSSEFTWLCSIAKNLAIDECRKNTKYASFDEASSEVSFDMVDNYEDQDKALQIHLILHELQEPYKEVFQLRVFGELSFHRLELSLVKQRTGQELLIIGQD from the coding sequence ATGACTATTGTAAAAAATCAGTCTCTTGCGGAGGAAATTACCCAAAATACTTTTTATAAAGCTATGACCGCAAAACACACATACGAAGGCAAGTCCAGCGAATTTACCTGGCTTTGTAGTATTGCTAAAAACCTTGCAATTGATGAATGTAGAAAAAATACTAAATATGCATCTTTTGATGAAGCTAGCTCTGAAGTATCTTTTGATATGGTAGATAATTATGAAGATCAAGACAAAGCTCTTCAGATCCATCTCATACTTCATGAACTTCAGGAGCCTTATAAAGAAGTATTCCAGCTTAGGGTATTTGGAGAATTATCATTTCACAGATTGGAACTATCTTTAGTAAAACAGAGAACTGGGCAAGAGTTACTTATCATAGGGCAAGATTAA
- a CDS encoding NB-ARC domain-containing protein, whose protein sequence is MNQPEFLYEVFEDFMDSPESKDFSFDNGLVCRWMTGQAKISPKICTYYARPSKQEKLAETLQHNLIPLMTDCNKALQDVYLLFMQDSTISEAKKKKLASLYKPIDSRLLFLAKLISFGMERQFIKRDTRNQKLLAGGSLSPVILDYIMDSEVPRPCRHFLGRENELDGLHTMLEENSKVFLYGIAGIGKSELAKAYAKQYKKYYTNILYVEYSGDLHQSVTDMDFSDDLPEDSEEERFRKHNRFLRSLKEDTLLIIDNFNVTATQDSFLPVVLKYRCRILFTTRSNFDGHCILQLKEIREPASLFQLAAAFYSEAEEHQTLVEEIIETVHRHTFAVELAAKLLENGILPPNRLLEKLREEKASLENEDKISAIKDGQNSKATYYNHIHTLFSLYSISVEQQEIMQNLCFLPPAGISARIFADWLGLTDLNDINDLVETGFVQATTRHTISLHPMIQEIALSETKPSVTDCHTLLDSLQKICLMHGTEVSYYKKLFQTVGNIIRLIEKDDLTKYLLFLEDVFPYMEKYRYRKGMKEIILEMKQLLKGNENGAAATDRALLLDYQACMETKPEKAIKLEKEALAQIKEITEGNAHLVSNLHANLGGLYRMNGQAEHAKEHMEKGIFLLEQYQLLYTNDSIPQINNYAALLTELQEPERAMAVLRKLAQIIREYNSDTCLDYAQVQESMGNICLITANIPQAKIHFKKAMKIYENVWADEPELIEEKYQEIQELYPQVGIALARGILASKNK, encoded by the coding sequence ATGAACCAGCCTGAATTTTTATATGAAGTATTTGAGGATTTTATGGACAGCCCGGAAAGCAAAGATTTTTCTTTTGACAATGGGCTGGTCTGCCGGTGGATGACCGGACAGGCGAAGATCAGTCCCAAAATCTGCACTTACTATGCAAGACCAAGCAAGCAGGAAAAGCTGGCTGAAACGCTGCAGCATAATCTTATACCATTAATGACCGACTGTAACAAAGCACTGCAGGATGTTTATCTCCTGTTCATGCAGGATTCCACAATCTCCGAAGCAAAAAAGAAAAAGCTGGCATCCCTTTACAAGCCGATTGATTCACGGCTTCTCTTTCTTGCGAAACTGATCTCCTTTGGTATGGAACGCCAATTTATCAAACGGGACACCAGAAACCAAAAGCTGCTTGCAGGCGGCTCTCTTTCCCCGGTTATTCTGGATTACATCATGGACAGTGAAGTTCCCAGACCATGCCGTCATTTTCTTGGAAGAGAAAACGAACTGGACGGATTACATACAATGCTGGAAGAAAACAGCAAAGTATTTCTCTATGGAATTGCCGGGATAGGAAAGAGTGAACTGGCGAAAGCATATGCAAAGCAATACAAAAAATATTATACGAACATCCTTTATGTCGAATATTCCGGAGATTTACATCAGTCAGTTACAGATATGGATTTCAGTGACGATCTGCCGGAAGACAGTGAAGAAGAACGATTCCGGAAGCACAACCGTTTTCTCCGCTCTCTAAAAGAAGATACACTGCTCATCATAGATAATTTCAATGTCACTGCCACGCAGGACAGTTTTCTGCCGGTGGTTCTGAAATACCGGTGTAGGATTCTATTCACGACCAGAAGTAATTTTGACGGACACTGTATCCTGCAGTTAAAAGAGATCAGGGAACCAGCCAGCCTGTTTCAACTGGCAGCTGCATTTTATTCCGAAGCAGAAGAACACCAGACACTGGTGGAAGAAATCATAGAAACCGTTCACCGCCATACCTTTGCAGTAGAGTTGGCAGCCAAACTACTGGAAAATGGGATTCTACCTCCGAACCGCTTACTGGAAAAGCTACGGGAAGAAAAGGCATCCCTTGAAAATGAAGATAAAATCAGTGCCATCAAAGACGGACAAAACAGCAAGGCGACTTACTATAACCATATTCACACTCTGTTCTCCCTTTATTCCATATCCGTGGAACAACAGGAAATCATGCAAAACCTTTGCTTTCTGCCTCCTGCCGGTATTTCCGCTCGTATTTTTGCTGACTGGCTTGGATTAACTGACTTAAATGACATCAATGACCTGGTTGAAACAGGTTTTGTACAGGCAACTACACGGCATACAATTTCCCTGCATCCGATGATTCAGGAGATTGCTCTTTCAGAAACAAAACCTTCAGTCACAGACTGCCACACTTTGCTCGATTCTCTGCAAAAAATATGTCTGATGCATGGAACAGAAGTCAGCTATTATAAAAAACTGTTTCAGACAGTCGGGAATATCATACGGCTGATAGAAAAAGATGATCTGACCAAGTACCTGCTATTTCTGGAGGATGTCTTCCCATATATGGAGAAATACCGTTACAGGAAAGGTATGAAAGAGATTATCCTGGAGATGAAGCAGCTTTTGAAAGGGAATGAAAATGGAGCTGCTGCTACCGACCGTGCATTATTACTGGACTATCAGGCATGTATGGAAACAAAGCCGGAAAAAGCCATCAAACTGGAAAAAGAAGCCCTTGCCCAGATCAAAGAAATCACAGAGGGCAATGCCCACCTTGTCTCCAACCTTCATGCGAATCTGGGTGGTCTTTACCGCATGAATGGCCAAGCAGAGCATGCAAAAGAACACATGGAAAAGGGAATCTTCCTGCTTGAGCAGTACCAACTGCTTTATACCAATGACAGCATTCCCCAGATCAACAATTATGCTGCCTTATTGACAGAATTGCAGGAGCCGGAGCGGGCAATGGCTGTTCTCCGGAAACTTGCCCAGATCATCAGAGAATACAACTCCGATACCTGTCTGGACTATGCCCAGGTACAGGAATCCATGGGAAATATCTGCCTGATCACAGCAAATATCCCACAAGCTAAAATCCATTTCAAAAAAGCCATGAAGATTTATGAGAATGTCTGGGCTGATGAGCCGGAACTGATTGAAGAAAAATATCAGGAAATTCAGGAACTGTATCCGCAGGTAGGCATCGCACTGGCAAGGGGAATCCTGGCTTCCAAAAACAAATAA
- a CDS encoding Abi family protein → MEKKFLTYDQQIEKLQNEKQLTISDVPTAIHTLEHISYYSLIGGYKNLFKHKPSGKYLYGVTFEEIVAFYYFDEELRTLFLKYILHVERHLKSLISYHFCEKFGENQAEYLNLENFNSAKKNQKAVNRLIHSMQNCISIPSHYNYISHYSKVYGNVPLWVAMNAVTFGQLSAFYQYMPNDVQVKVSKHFPGYTEKQLHQFITIIAKCRNVCAHGERLYDFRTQDTIPDTLLHQKLSIPLKKGSYTLGKHDLFAVVLSLRYLINNDDFKSFKRSLSQLIKRVLKQCPHLTQAQLLKQMGFPENWEKICRYKLY, encoded by the coding sequence ATGGAGAAAAAATTTCTTACATACGATCAGCAAATTGAAAAATTGCAGAATGAAAAACAATTAACAATTTCAGATGTTCCAACTGCCATCCATACGCTAGAACATATCAGCTACTATTCTTTGATTGGCGGATACAAAAATCTGTTCAAACATAAACCTTCCGGAAAATACCTATATGGTGTTACATTTGAAGAAATTGTTGCATTTTATTATTTTGATGAAGAGTTACGGACTTTATTTTTAAAGTATATTCTTCATGTAGAACGACATCTGAAATCTTTGATTTCCTATCACTTCTGTGAAAAATTTGGTGAAAATCAGGCAGAATATTTAAACCTTGAAAATTTTAATTCTGCAAAGAAAAACCAAAAAGCAGTCAATCGTCTGATTCATTCTATGCAAAACTGTATTTCGATACCTTCCCATTATAATTACATTTCCCATTATTCCAAGGTATATGGTAATGTTCCACTTTGGGTTGCAATGAATGCTGTTACATTTGGACAACTTTCTGCCTTTTATCAATATATGCCAAACGATGTCCAAGTAAAAGTCAGTAAACATTTCCCAGGCTATACAGAAAAACAATTGCATCAATTTATCACTATTATTGCAAAGTGCCGGAATGTATGTGCTCATGGAGAACGATTATATGATTTTCGAACTCAAGATACAATCCCTGATACACTCCTACACCAAAAGCTTTCTATTCCGTTGAAAAAGGGGAGTTATACGCTTGGTAAACACGATTTATTTGCTGTAGTTCTTTCACTAAGATATCTCATCAACAATGATGATTTTAAATCTTTTAAACGTTCTCTTAGCCAATTAATCAAGCGAGTACTTAAGCAGTGCCCACATTTAACACAGGCACAACTATTAAAACAAATGGGATTCCCTGAAAATTGGGAAAAGATTTGCAGATATAAATTATATTAA